CCCAAATTTGTTGTAGAGGAGCGAGAGCTTGAGGGAGGGGACTAATGGCTAAAACTACCCATTGTTGGGACGATTCTCCCGTAACTGGACTGGGGAGGGAACTATAACCAGCGACTAATTCTTTGCCATCTTTCTCGAAAGAAAATAAATGCAAGAAATTTTGTTTTCCTCGGATAGCATTACTGATAATACTATTTAAGCGTTCAGCATCAGCTTCTTGACTGATATGCTTACCAATGCGATGAAAATAGGGATGAGCGAGAATAATGCCATTTTCAGAAATAACCACGGGATAACCTGACAAAGAACCGGGTAAAACCTTCTCACCGTAAAGTAGAGAAGTTTGCAGAATCAGACTAGATTGTAATTGTCCTTGATTATCGTAGATGGGAACGGCAAAAACTAATTCTAATTGACGATTATTATTGAGAGATTTAATTAGAAATTTTCGGGGTAAACTTCTAACTAAAATATTTTCGATATTACCAGCAAAGCTAGTCCGTTTTTCTGCCCATCTTTCTAGAGGCAAAACTTTGATCATTTCTGGTTCACAGGCTCGATTTAATAAAGATTTCTTGGTCTTAATATCAATTAATTCCACACAGTTAATCTGATTAGGAAGCGGCGCGGTGAATTGTTGTAAAAAAGCTTCTTTTTCGGCTAAGTTTCCCTGTTTTAAAACCAGACTTTCGCCAGCAGTGATAAGATTGGCCTGCAAAAGTTGAATTGATTGCTCAATATTATCTGCCTTTCTGATGGCACTTTCGGTAAGATTTTGACGGGCCGTTTCCAAAAAAGCTGATCGCGCCTTACGATAGGTGACATAAACTCCCATTAGTAGTACAGGTACACTGACTAGGAGTAGGCGAGAGAGCAGAATACGACGAAAGGAGGATTGACCGATAGGCATAGGCGGAAATTGGTTTGATTCTTGCTATCAAACTCCAGACTATACTAGCCTATTAACCAATCGGACCGGGTGATATCCCCGAGCATTTGCCATGAATCGTCCTCACACCACCGTTATTTTAGCCATGAGTGCCGATGGTAAAATTGCCGACGCCTACCAGTCGGCGGCCAGGTTTGCCTCTGCTACCGATAAAATGCGTCTAGAACAACATTTATCCCCCATGGATGCCGCTTTATTCGGTGCTAACACCCTGCGCGCTTATCACACCAGTCTTCCTATCCGTCATGGCGATTTTCTCGCATACCGTCAACAACGGGGATTATCTCCGCAGCCGATACAGATCGTTTGTTCTTATTCAGGGCAGCTTGATCCCCAGATGAAATTTTTTCAGCAGCCTTTCCCGCGCTGGTTAATCACGGCAGCGGAAAAAGTGGCGGCATGGGAAAATCGGGGTTTATTTGAGCTTGTCTTAGTCTGCGGTGATTGGAAGGCTATTTTTAGTCAATTTACGGTTTTAGGTATTAAAAAGCTGGCGATTCTGGGAGGAGGTGAATTAATTGCCTCTCTTTTAGCTGAAGATTTAATCGATGAAATCTACCTAACCATTTGTCCGTTGCTGTTAGGAGGCAATAAAGCGGCAACTCCCCTGGGGGGAACTGGATTTATGGCTGATTCTGCCAGAAAATTACAACTTTTGAGCGTGGAAACCGTACAAGAAGAAATTTTCTTACATTATTCCCTTGAACGAGATTCCCACAAATCTCAAAACTAGATTACCTTAAATAGGGTCTGCTGAAAAAGTTTGTTGGTGG
This Microcystis wesenbergii NRERC-220 DNA region includes the following protein-coding sequences:
- a CDS encoding RibD family protein → MNRPHTTVILAMSADGKIADAYQSAARFASATDKMRLEQHLSPMDAALFGANTLRAYHTSLPIRHGDFLAYRQQRGLSPQPIQIVCSYSGQLDPQMKFFQQPFPRWLITAAEKVAAWENRGLFELVLVCGDWKAIFSQFTVLGIKKLAILGGGELIASLLAEDLIDEIYLTICPLLLGGNKAATPLGGTGFMADSARKLQLLSVETVQEEIFLHYSLERDSHKSQN